The Anolis carolinensis isolate JA03-04 chromosome 2, rAnoCar3.1.pri, whole genome shotgun sequence genome contains the following window.
CCAAAGGGTTGTAGAGGGCAACTATGCCATGTTTTTGGCCACATTTTCTCTAATAAAAGAACatttcctgttttaaaaaatcatttcgtGAGGCCAGAAAAGGTCAAAAATGTGGAAATATAATTCCCCCATCACCCTAGGTGGTTGGGGtaaatatctatctgtctgtctgtctgtctgtctatcagaACATAACACACAATAAACaagaaacaaaaagcaaaaacaaaaaaacaatgagCATAAGAATAGATACCTGTAAATAAAATACTTTCCTGGGGATATAAAATGTGATAAAAGATGAAGTAACAACCAAGATCAACTTTTCTAGTATATCAAATAAGCTTAGGGAGAGCCAGTTGGTGGATTTTCAGAGCATGCAAAGGTAATGAGCATAACTCACTTTTGAGCTAAGGTCTCTGGAGTGGTCAATCCTTTGAAGGTTGATTTGGTAGGAAAATTTTTCCATGAGTGCCATAAACCAAACTCTCTTTAACCAACTGGAGAAAATGAGGCAGTCTAGCATTCTATTGTTTTGCCACCAATAAGGTGCAATGAGTTCCTTATGCTGCAGCTTGCCATTTGCTCATGTGAAGATGGACAAGGGAACAGAACCCCAAACAATATATACTGGTTTGTCATTCTGGGGGAAATGTCTAGGACCTCTCTCCAAAGGCTTCTCACTAATGGGCACAATAACCATATGAAGAAAAGTACAGTAGTCTCGGTTATCCAAGATAAAGGGacgggcccaatctcggataacggAACTGCTCGGATTgccgggaggccctattatccctcccggcaatccgGTTAAGGGAAGCGCTcatgagtgctgctgcctagcaacgctcacGGGCACTTCCCAACGGGAGAGGGCTTGCCGaggcaagggcctgtccctctgaAAAAAGTGGAGCGCGCCCCGGATCTCCctcaagggcctggctgagggagatccggggagacatccctcggcgagccctcgccgcttgggaagcaccccacgagccCTGCTGCAGCGGGCACTTCCGaggcacttcctcctccctcttcgagaggagagaaagggagggacgAATGTTTGTCTAGGTCAAATAACCATATATGTAAGCAATaaaccaggtacagtagagtctcagttaaccAAGTCTCTGTATTATCTGAGGCGCTGCCGggggcacccctccctctccctctcctctcgagcgaaGAAGGGGGAGGGGTGCCCCCGGCGGCGCTTCGGATAATACGGAGACTCGGTTAaccgagactttactgtacctgGTTTATTGCTTCCATATATGGTTATTTGATCTAGACAAACATTCATCTTTCAAATTTCTCTCAGCatgcacttctggcaggttcctATGGGAACAGATCTTGCAGTCTCCACTCtcttgggaactgccaggagaagGTTCCCTTATAgcagagagaggaagaagaggtgTTGACCTTAGAGAGTTTGCAAGGCTTTAAATACTATCTctgcagtgggttgctgtgagttttccacgctgtatgaccatgttccagaagcattatctcctgacatttcgccacatctatggcaggcatcctcagaggttgtgaagtctgttggaaactaggcaagtggggtttatatatctgtggaaggtccagggtgggagaaagaactcttgcctgttggaggcaagtgtgcatgttgcaattaattaccttgattagcattgaaaagctttgcagtttcaaaactggctgatttctgcttgggggaatcctttgttgcctCCTTtgtttctgccaccctggaccttccacagatatataaacaccacttgcctagtttccaaaagacctcacaacctctgaagatgcctgccatagatgtgagcaaaacgtcaggagagaatgcttctggaatgtggccatacagcctggaaaaatcacagcaatccagtgattccggccatgaaagcctttgacaacatatctcTGAAGTGTTTTAAACTCTTGTACTTTATGCAAGGGGGGATTTAAATTATGGGAATACTTGAGGTTTTGAGCTATTCTGCTTCAGTTAACATTTAATTCAAATTCCCACCACACTTTTAAACCTACATTAATGTTAATAATCCAATAGTCAATTATATAAGGCAAAAGTCCTTAGGAAGCAAAATTGTAGGACATGTAATTCCATGAAATGTGAAATTGCTCTTTGTGTTGCTGTGAAGCAGGAAAGATTTCTAGTAAAGCTGGACATCTGGTAATAAAGAAGCTGAGAGATTGGTTAACCAACTCTTTTTGTTTGAACACACCAGGACACAGAGTAGTCTTGGTGGAATAaaactctcttcctccctcttttctcctCTCCCCCACTGTTTGTTCATTAACTTCTGCACTAAACAGAACTACCTTGAAGGGATATATTAGAGAATGGGAAGGAACTAGAAATATAACTCATCTGCTCCACACTCATAATGTTGAGGAAATGGTTTTGTAGGTTAGACTCTGTGAATGACCTTCCTATGAAAAAAGCCATTCTTTTGCATCTGGCCCCAGCTCAGGACTCAGTCATAAACTACATTTCTTCCCAATATGGATGCAAATTATGATAGCATTCCAAGTAGTTTGCCATTACCATACCTACATACCTTGATGTGTTTCACAACTTTCTCAGCTGCTCCGGACTCAAGTAGGGTGACAGTGCAACCTCCAAAGCCACCGCCAGTCATTCTGCTTCCATAAACCTCAGGGACCTCCATGGCAGCAGAAACAAGCTCATCTAGTTCTGGACAGCTGACTTCATAGTCATCCCTGGAggtggagaagaggaggagaagtcaGTGGGTGCCAAGGCTGTCACTGCTAGCAAAAGTAAAGAGCAATGCATTTCAATCCACACCATACTAACTCTGCCCTGCTGTGACATAACAAAAATATGTCAATAAGAATCTACCATTACAGAAGAAGAACAAATCCAGTCTTGTGAAAAAATTATCCTGAATAAGAGCAGAAGTGCAGTAGGAGAGAGTCCAATTTTATTACTACTATGTTCATTGttgaaataattattattatttaaaatatccaAATATGACTGAGAACCAGTGTGGTTGAACGTTAGGTTTAtgaccctggagaccagggtctgaatccccGCTTGATAATGGAAACCCaacaggtgaccttgggcaagtcacactctctcaacctcagagtaaGATCACAGCAAACTCTCTCTTACCAAGCTTGAAAAGAACAGCTCCATAATAGGATCCCCTTACAATTGCCATAACTTGACTATAAGCTGAAGACAAACTACAAGAAGAAGGTATATGGAAATCACTATTTACATTTAAACAGAAAAGTATTCTCAAAGTACATTTGATGAGCGTGTATATATGATTTAAAAGTACATACTGTTGTGCAAAAATGTTATGGGAAAAGAGAAGGTTTGTTGTGGCATATTGTCTGCATCGTGGTTCTCAAAACCCACACACATTTTCCAAACATTACTGCAAAGTCTCTCTGAACATAAATTGAAGTGTAGAGCTTTGAGTATTGGATTAGGAGTCCAGGGtagcagggttcaaatcctcctcTAGCCATAGAGATTCTTAAAAGgtaagcaatggccaaccttctTGAAGAAACTTTGTCAAGAGAATCCCATGAAAACTTTGCATTAAAGTTGCTGTAAAGAAAAGTCaggcttgaaggcatgcaacaaaacTGGCATATCTCAAGACTTTATAGAACAATCCACATGTTGAAATCTATGAAATGGCTCTTTTGAAAAATGATCTTAAAACAGTACAAAAAGCAAAAACATTATCTGTATATTCATGTTTTAACATCTCTGGGATGTCGGCCCACCTCAAGGAATTGTGACTCTCCACCATCAGCTGCCCAAATCGCCGATAGTCCATGGACTGAAGGACTTCCACAGCTCTGACAGTGCGCTCTATCTCTCCAATCACATGCTTAGCTCGCCTGTACACTTCCTCACTTAGGTGGACCTTTGCCTctaggagaggaggagggaggggagcagGGAGAAACAGTTCAGTTAGAAAGGACTGAGAAAACAACTCAAATTTCAAACCATACCCTTGAGAATGGGAGTGGGAGCCTTGAGTCAGTTCCCCAAGCCTTCCCATGTCCCAGAAAATACTCCAGACAAATAAAAACATGTGAAAAAGAACACCCACCACAGGAAATCCCACTAACCCCAAATACCTTGATTTCCATCTTTAGTAACTCTCAAAATGCAGATATCACACATACTGGCTACAAGAGGGTATATGGGGAGAAATGGGTTCCCGCCCTCATACCATGTCCCACCACAGTTTAGAAGAAGTTGTGATGGAATGCGAATGTGTTCATGTCATACATGAATGAAAAAGATTGACCCTTTTCTCTTCATCCTCTTTTGCTCCAAAGCCAGAAAGTCAtatagaaggaaagagggagaaactCACTGCCACATGCTCTGCTATTTCATTGGCTTTTACTAAACTAGACTTACTCTCCAAATCTGCCAAAGTGGCTTCTCTCAAGCTTGGCTTTCCAAGCACCTTCGCTGCCTCTTCACACTGGTGTCGACGAGTGGGATACTCGCTGCCTGTTAAAGTGTGCCGGACATTGGAGTTGGTGATGAGAACAACTACATTTGGGTCAGCCAGAGGGACCAGTCGAGTCTCCAGTGACCTGCATTCACAAAATTAAAGAGCACAAAGATATGAGGGTTTGCATTCTGGGTGCTTCTATTTATGGATGCATATTTATGTTTTTACAGTATATGGCATAAATGCTTTTCTACTTTAACGCTGCCCAATAAAGGTTCAGAGAATCCTTCCCCATGTTGGAAGATGAAAACACAGTGGGGAAGTGATCTGCAGAACTGCATGGAAAGGCTTCCTTCCTCCACTACAACCACACACACCCTTACATATACATGTCAGACATGTCTGAAGTGGGCTCCATATGAATGATGACGTATATACAAGTACACAAAGAGTGGGGACCCAGATTAGTCAGGATGATCCCACACAAGGATAAACCCTATGCACAATCAGCAAGACGTATATGAAGTCCCTGCAGAGGCTAAGATCCTCACCTGCAGTCTATCAGCAAGGCATGgccctccttccccatcacagAAATGAACTGGTCCATGATTCCACAAGGCATCATTGCAAAGGTGTGTTCTGCTTTTTGGCACACTAAGGCCTTAGCAACTGGATCCCCATCATCTGTGATGAGGAAGAGAGGCAGTGTCAAGTAGATTAGTCCTTTTATGCCTGATTTCCCATTAGAATTTCACTGGTGAAAATGAAGGCAAGCATGCAAGTTCAGTTGGATTAGACATACGGATTAAACATGCAATCAGGAGGATGCTTTTTTAAAGCATATATAGGGAAATATTTTCCACTCTctcttttttatgtcaggagcgacttgagaaactgcaagtcgcttctggtgtgagagaattggccatctgtaaggaacacccagatgttttaccattctgagggaggcttctctcatgtccccactggagaactggagctgacagatgggagctcaccccactccccggattcgaaccaccgacctttcagtcagcagtcctgccagcacaagcagttaacctattgcaccaccgggggctccattttcCACTCTGACTGGCAACAACTCTGTACAGTAAATTGTTGCCTATCAACGTTGTTGGAATGTCATCATTCCATCAGACCTAGGTAGCAAGCTGATAAGCTTCATGGAGATACAGTGACCAAGCATCCAGAAGGCCATTAATTCTCACTGCTATCAAACAGCCCAGGCTGAGAACGGTCATTCCAAAGCCTTGCTATTGTCAGAAATGCCAGAGATTGAAACCAAGGTTAACTGTGTGCCAGGAGAGTGCTCTTGTACTGAATTATGGCCCCTTCCAGTCTAGTAAATGAATATGACCAGCGGCAATAGAAGTTCAAGACTGATTCTTACCTGGGCAGAGCTGCTGCAGGAAAGTGTACATAGCCACTTCCAAGGAGGCTGAGCTTGAGAGACCACCACCCAATGGGACATTACTGCTTATGACAGCATTAAAGCCTGGGAGAGGATCAGCTATAGAGGAACAGAAAAGCAACAGAGGGGAAAAACAGCCACTTAAAAAAATAACAGCAAATTACTGGTTTGCTAGTATATCTGAATTACTGTGCTGCAaaataggttttcccctgaaattatgactaatcgtgtccgactttgggggttggtgctcatctccatttctaagccgaagaaccggcgttgtacgtagatgtctccaagctcatgtggccggcatgactgcatggaacatcgtcaccttcccactggagcagtacctattaatctactcacattagcatgttttcaaactgctaggttggcagaagctggggctaacagcagaagctcatcccactccccagatttgaaccactgagctttcggtcagcaagttcagcagctcagcggtttaacccactgcaccactgggggctccagttgCAAAATAAGGCATGTATAAAAAGtgagtcaccaacatgaaatgtttggaaagctctgcactagagattcccagagggtCCATGTTACTCaagtccacaaaagttaaactttCAAATCTGGAGGGCCTACTGTATTTTGAACCTGCTCAAACTTTCTTACATCACTGATCCATAGTGTGTTCCCACTAAGGAGGAGGTGGAAAGTCTTAATCTTATCAACCATATGTCATCATAATCTTGTTTTCTCTTATATTTGACAAATATTGCAGTAACTTCATATCCTACCTTTATAATGCTGGACAACTCCCTTTACATAGTTAGCCCAGTGTGGCTTTCCAGGATTCAAGGTAACCCCTTCCTCTGGAACCGGGAACTGGACCTTTTTAGGTTCGTCAGCTTCTTCTGAAGTTGTGACAATGGATATTATTTTGTCTTCTCTTGGACTCCCAACCATCACTGTACTCATCTGCAaggcctgaaggaggagacaatgATTTTTTACCATTAGTTGGAGATGGCTGCAAATTAAGAGCAAGGACTAGGAATGAAAGACAGGAAAAGCTACGTAGATGTCACAACAGAAGATGAGTTCATTATTTACTCATGGCATTCATATTTCATTTTCACCAATGAGTTCTTCCACCTATCAGGAAGGTTAGGCTAAGAGAATGTAACAGGCTAAatgtcacccaatgagtttcaaaGCTCAGTGTGGACTTGTCACTAgatcttccaagtcctagtcctGGAGTCTTAATCACTGCACAATTCTGTGCCACACTCTGTACCACACTAACTAACTTGTTCCTGCTAGCgtgaataaagtttttaaaaagaa
Protein-coding sequences here:
- the galk1 gene encoding galactokinase isoform X3, with protein sequence MEGPRDAGLLGSLLLPARRVFEGTFGLEPRIAVSAPGRVNLIGEHTDYNRGFVLPMALQMSTVMVGSPREDKIISIVTTSEEADEPKKVQFPVPEEGVTLNPGKPHWANYVKGVVQHYKADPLPGFNAVISSNVPLGGGLSSSASLEVAMYTFLQQLCPDDGDPVAKALVCQKAEHTFAMMPCGIMDQFISVMGKEGHALLIDCRSLETRLVPLADPNVVVLITNSNVRHTLTGSEYPTRRHQCEEAAKVLGKPSLREATLADLEKAKVHLSEEVYRRAKHVIGEIERTVRAVEVLQSMDYRRFGQLMVESHNSLRDDYEVSCPELDELVSAAMEVPEVYGSRMTGGGFGGCTVTLLESGAAEKVVKHIKF
- the galk1 gene encoding galactokinase isoform X2, with the translated sequence MEGPRDAGLLGSLLLPARRVFEGTFGLEPRIAVSAPGRVNLIGEHTDYNRGFVLPMALQMSTVMVGSPREDKIISIVTTSEEADEPKKVQFPVPEEGVTLNPGKPHWANYVKGVVQHYKADPLPGFNAVISSNVPLGGGLSSSASLEVAMYTFLQQLCPDDGDPVAKALVCQKAEHTFAMMPCGIMDQFISVMGKEGHALLIDCRSLETRLVPLADPNVVVLITNSNVRHTLTGSEYPTRRHQCEEAAKVLGKPSLREATLADLEKAKVHLSEEVYRRAKHVIGEIERTVRAVEVLQSMDYRRFGQLMVESHNSLRDDYEVSCPELDELVSAAMEVPEVYGSRMTGGGFGGCTVTLLESGAAEKVVKHIKCTR
- the galk1 gene encoding galactokinase isoform X1, coding for MEGPRDAGLLGSLLLPARRVFEGTFGLEPRIAVSAPGRVNLIGEHTDYNRGFVLPMALQMSTVMVGSPREDKIISIVTTSEEADEPKKVQFPVPEEGVTLNPGKPHWANYVKGVVQHYKADPLPGFNAVISSNVPLGGGLSSSASLEVAMYTFLQQLCPDDGDPVAKALVCQKAEHTFAMMPCGIMDQFISVMGKEGHALLIDCRSLETRLVPLADPNVVVLITNSNVRHTLTGSEYPTRRHQCEEAAKVLGKPSLREATLADLEKAKVHLSEEVYRRAKHVIGEIERTVRAVEVLQSMDYRRFGQLMVESHNSLRDDYEVSCPELDELVSAAMEVPEVYGSRMTGGGFGGCTVTLLESGAAEKVVKHIKEKYSGTPTFYFSKPSDGAKVHHLP